Proteins from a single region of Myxococcales bacterium:
- the ccsA gene encoding cytochrome c biogenesis protein CcsA, with translation MIDLFREMIAGFFSGRADAGSASLFDLSFVAFIVTTVCYLIYLGGRRDGVWKTGRLFGLVAAIALTAALILRWIAAGWAHPPFTNMYESLVFFVWGIVVVYLFVEFRYQVRIAGAFVMPLAGIAMGIASLSPNKEIEPLVPALQSVWLHLHVAVASIGYAAFLTAFVFSVLFLLKDKVRMNWFIVVAAGFVVFAVLGASKGAVIGGAAFPMDKTVMMNDTWIKEPLPGGAEGQFSQVVVPGAGPLLLAALILAVLTVIAAVPSKQRADLILPTRALLATFVLLTAGLVWLFVKAHGMPDTRLAANPYALALLVLGWLGCLLVLIFQWRNAELMAALPSAETLDRLGYKSVMVGFPLMTLVIVTGAIWANKAWGRPWGWDPKETASLVTWIIYLLYLHTRLTAGWTGRRSNLIAIVGFLSVIFTYLGVNLLLSGLHAYATG, from the coding sequence ATGATCGACTTGTTTCGCGAAATGATCGCGGGTTTTTTCAGCGGCCGTGCCGACGCCGGCAGCGCCTCGCTGTTCGACCTGTCCTTCGTGGCGTTCATCGTGACGACCGTCTGCTATCTGATTTACCTGGGCGGGCGGCGGGACGGCGTCTGGAAAACCGGGCGGCTCTTCGGGTTGGTCGCGGCCATCGCGCTGACGGCGGCCCTGATCCTGCGCTGGATCGCGGCGGGGTGGGCTCATCCGCCGTTCACCAACATGTACGAATCCCTCGTGTTCTTCGTCTGGGGCATCGTGGTCGTTTACCTGTTCGTCGAGTTCCGCTACCAGGTGCGGATCGCCGGCGCCTTCGTCATGCCGCTGGCCGGCATCGCCATGGGCATCGCCAGCCTGTCGCCCAACAAAGAGATCGAACCGCTGGTGCCGGCGCTGCAATCGGTGTGGCTGCATTTGCACGTCGCGGTGGCCAGCATCGGTTACGCGGCTTTTCTGACGGCGTTCGTTTTCTCGGTGCTTTTTTTGCTGAAAGACAAGGTGCGAATGAACTGGTTTATCGTCGTGGCCGCCGGCTTCGTCGTGTTCGCCGTGCTGGGCGCGTCGAAGGGCGCGGTGATCGGCGGCGCGGCATTCCCGATGGATAAAACCGTGATGATGAACGACACCTGGATCAAGGAGCCGTTGCCGGGCGGCGCCGAAGGGCAGTTTTCGCAGGTGGTGGTGCCCGGCGCGGGGCCGCTGCTGCTGGCGGCGCTTATCCTGGCCGTGTTGACGGTGATCGCCGCCGTCCCTTCCAAGCAGCGCGCCGACCTGATCCTGCCGACGCGTGCGCTGCTGGCGACCTTCGTTTTACTGACCGCCGGCCTGGTCTGGCTGTTCGTCAAGGCGCACGGCATGCCCGACACCCGCCTGGCCGCCAATCCCTATGCGCTGGCGCTGCTGGTGCTGGGCTGGCTGGGCTGCCTGCTGGTGCTGATTTTCCAATGGCGCAACGCCGAACTCATGGCCGCCCTGCCGTCCGCCGAAACCCTCGATCGGCTGGGCTACAAATCGGTCATGGTCGGCTTTCCGCTCATGACCCTGGTCATCGTCACCGGCGCCATCTGGGCCAACAAAGCCTGGGGCCGCCCCTGGGGCTGGGATCCGAAGGAAACCGCCAGCCTCGTGACCTGGATCATCTACCTGCTTTATCTGCATACGCGGCTGACGGCGGGCTGGACGGGCCGTCGCAGCAACCTGATCGCGATCGTCGGCTTTCTCTCGGTGATCTTCACCTACCTGGGCGTGAACCTGCTGCTGTCGGGATTGCACGCCTACGCGACGGGATAA
- a CDS encoding cytochrome c biogenesis protein ResB: MGDGNQKKTGLLQDAIDWLASLRVTVYTLITLGLATLCGTVFPQLDVTMPREVLIEKLHDPAWRIYHLLGLTDVFHSVWFLFLVILLILNLTACTIAYIRRTRRLLANAEPTLDKERESGASFVKRIADSPLSVEQLTALMRPVGTVRQTEKNGAIHLFAQNSPWLRYAIVVVHFSILLVVAGALVKLFAGIEGQMMLPEGGSQNVFLTKNGDLMRLPFDVRCDQFTVEFYAGSKRPKEFRSWLSLWQDGRKLREKSIVVNDPLRQGLYRFFQASYGRQEFPLIQLKGEGLDTTLPVVFQQIQSLPGKRDGLVVDDARKNAEGATEVHVVLQSGGREAEAWLAQNAPPLPVGPYTLAFAGAKQGYYTGLLVTADPSAGLLWAGFGLFFVGLLLTMYTSHKRVWARVEGKSVTVAGTATRHREAMREWLEKTAEKIAKG; the protein is encoded by the coding sequence ATGGGCGACGGCAACCAGAAAAAAACCGGTCTTCTCCAGGATGCGATCGACTGGCTGGCCTCCCTGCGGGTCACGGTCTATACGCTCATCACCCTGGGATTGGCGACGCTGTGCGGGACCGTTTTCCCGCAACTGGACGTCACCATGCCCCGGGAGGTTTTAATCGAAAAATTGCACGATCCCGCTTGGCGGATCTACCATCTGCTCGGCCTGACCGACGTTTTTCACAGCGTCTGGTTCCTGTTTCTGGTCATTCTCCTGATTCTGAACCTCACCGCCTGCACCATCGCCTATATCCGCCGCACCCGGCGGCTCCTGGCCAACGCTGAGCCGACCCTCGACAAGGAACGCGAATCCGGCGCCTCCTTCGTCAAACGGATCGCCGACAGCCCGTTATCGGTCGAACAGCTCACCGCGCTGATGCGGCCGGTCGGCACGGTCCGACAGACCGAGAAAAACGGCGCCATCCATCTCTTCGCGCAAAATTCGCCGTGGCTGCGCTATGCGATCGTCGTGGTCCATTTCAGCATTCTGCTGGTCGTCGCCGGCGCGCTGGTCAAATTGTTCGCCGGCATCGAAGGGCAGATGATGCTGCCCGAGGGCGGCAGCCAAAATGTCTTCCTGACTAAAAACGGCGACCTGATGCGCTTGCCTTTCGATGTGCGCTGCGACCAGTTCACCGTCGAATTCTACGCCGGATCGAAACGGCCCAAGGAGTTCCGCAGTTGGCTCAGCCTGTGGCAGGACGGCCGGAAGCTGCGGGAAAAATCGATCGTCGTCAACGATCCCCTGCGCCAGGGGCTCTATCGCTTTTTCCAGGCCAGCTACGGACGGCAGGAATTTCCGCTGATCCAATTGAAGGGCGAAGGCCTGGATACGACCCTGCCGGTCGTTTTCCAGCAAATCCAGTCGTTGCCCGGAAAGCGCGACGGGTTGGTCGTCGACGACGCCCGCAAGAACGCCGAAGGGGCGACGGAAGTACATGTCGTCCTGCAATCCGGCGGCCGGGAGGCCGAGGCCTGGTTGGCCCAAAACGCGCCGCCGCTTCCGGTCGGGCCGTACACACTGGCGTTCGCCGGGGCGAAGCAAGGTTACTATACCGGCCTGCTGGTCACCGCCGATCCCAGCGCGGGCCTGCTCTGGGCCGGGTTCGGACTGTTCTTCGTGGGGTTGTTGCTTACCATGTACACCTCCCATAAGCGGGTCTGGGCGCGCGTGGAGGGGAAATCCGTCACCGTGGCCGGGACGGCCACGCGCCATCGCGAAGCCATGCGGGAATGGCTGGAAAAGACGGCCGAAAAAATCGCAAAGGGTTGA